Proteins from one Thaumasiovibrio subtropicus genomic window:
- a CDS encoding LPP20 family lipoprotein, whose product MGRIFAIASMFLLVACQPLSEMQNNNIVTAVGFASISDQRGTTEDEKKIRAMRASKLDAYRELTEQIYGLRLSARADMTDQQLGTEFTDGAVDGVIRGAQVVRSYVVGDNYVTEMSLDLDMMDRLKDNAEVHSIPQNSVTMF is encoded by the coding sequence ATGGGAAGAATCTTCGCGATTGCGAGCATGTTTTTATTGGTTGCCTGCCAGCCTTTGTCAGAGATGCAGAACAACAATATCGTTACCGCTGTGGGCTTTGCTTCAATCAGTGATCAACGCGGTACCACAGAAGATGAGAAAAAGATCCGTGCAATGCGTGCGTCCAAGCTAGATGCTTACCGAGAACTGACTGAGCAAATTTACGGTTTGCGCTTAAGTGCGCGTGCCGATATGACAGATCAACAGCTGGGTACTGAGTTTACCGATGGTGCTGTAGATGGCGTGATTCGCGGTGCGCAGGTGGTACGCAGTTATGTGGTGGGTGATAACTATGTGACAGAGATGTCGCTGGATCTCGATATGATGGATCGCCTTAAAGATAATGCTGAAGTGCACTCCATACCGCAAAATTCGGTCACTATGTTCTAA
- a CDS encoding FlgO family outer membrane protein — protein MKNWTYRISVIVLSILVVSCSYAPIYNGKEPYTGSSFMLSETPRHTMDFFVEGLTEQLVDSNQYLTARTPLAVTSFVDLQALDETNWLGNSVSEAFMFQMQQRGYTVVDFKATGAIRVTETGDFAVSRNWEDLAGEQLVDYVLTGTMLRQGGGVLVNARIIGMRSRVVIASAQGFLPADRIGRDIDNLNKMRIENGSIIRNDVNSHDRGNVILKP, from the coding sequence ATGAAAAATTGGACCTATCGAATAAGTGTGATTGTGCTTTCTATTCTGGTTGTGTCTTGCTCATATGCGCCTATTTATAATGGTAAAGAACCTTACACTGGCAGTAGTTTTATGTTGAGTGAAACACCACGCCATACCATGGATTTCTTTGTGGAAGGCCTAACCGAGCAGTTGGTGGATTCGAATCAGTACTTAACCGCACGTACTCCGCTAGCCGTGACGTCATTTGTTGATCTTCAAGCGCTGGATGAAACTAACTGGCTCGGCAACAGTGTTTCAGAAGCATTTATGTTTCAGATGCAGCAGCGTGGATATACAGTGGTCGATTTTAAAGCGACAGGTGCCATTCGTGTGACCGAGACAGGGGATTTTGCCGTCAGCCGCAACTGGGAAGACCTTGCTGGTGAACAACTTGTAGACTACGTGCTTACTGGCACTATGCTTCGCCAAGGCGGAGGCGTGTTGGTCAATGCCAGAATTATCGGTATGCGTTCACGCGTGGTTATTGCATCCGCGCAGGGCTTTTTGCCCGCAGATCGAATTGGACGTGATATCGATAACTTGAACAAAATGCGAATTGAGAATGGCTCTATCATTCGCAATGACGTTAATAGCCATGATCGCGGAAACGTGATTTTAAAACCATAG
- a CDS encoding flagella synthesis protein FlgN, with translation MQLLTLLEQQKQLLNDLLVILDAEKDAIAARQSTDIEQQAKEKLAKLNQIQQQDAIIGRHPDKAQLKEDDALKGLVGELEALLNTCHMHNEVNGEALQRAQLSFHKLNNLFQQSRGKSQMGYNSEGVATNIRSLGTNIKA, from the coding sequence ATGCAACTTTTGACGCTGCTAGAGCAGCAAAAACAATTGCTCAATGACCTCCTCGTCATTCTCGATGCAGAGAAAGACGCTATCGCTGCACGTCAGTCAACCGATATCGAACAGCAAGCCAAAGAGAAGCTGGCCAAGCTTAACCAAATCCAACAGCAAGATGCCATCATCGGACGTCATCCGGATAAAGCGCAACTGAAAGAAGATGACGCGCTCAAAGGCCTTGTCGGCGAACTCGAAGCACTCCTTAATACCTGCCACATGCACAACGAAGTGAATGGTGAAGCACTACAACGTGCTCAACTCAGCTTTCACAAACTGAATAACCTCTTTCAGCAGTCACGCGGCAAATCACAAATGGGTTACAACAGCGAAGGTGTCGCCACCAATATTCGCTCTCTCGGCACCAATATAAAAGCCTAG